The Enterobacter asburiae genomic sequence GTGTGGACGAAGCGCTGGCGGGCCATGCCAAACGCGTCGACGTTATCCTGCACGCCGATCAGTCGCTGGAAGTCATCGACGACGGGCGCGGCATGCCGGTGGATATCCACCCGGAAGAGGGCGTGCCTGCCGTTGAGCTGATCCTCTGTCGTCTGCACGCGGGCGGTAAGTTCTCAAACAAGAACTACCAGTTCTCCGGTGGTCTGCACGGCGTGGGCATTTCCGTCGTGAACGCCTTGTCCAAACGCGTGGAAGTGAACGTCCGTCGCGACGGCCAGGTCTATAACATCGCGTTTGAAAACGGCGATAAGGTGCAGGATCTGCAGGTTGTCGGCACGTGCGGTAAACGCAATACTGGCACCAGCGTCCACTTCTGGCCTGACGAAAGCTTCTTCGACAGCCCGCGCTTTTCCGTTTCTCGCCTGACGCACCTGCTAAAAGCCAAAGCGGTGCTGTGTCCGGGCGTGGAAATCACCTTTACCGATCACGTTAACAATACCGCACAAACCTGGTGCTACGCCGACGGTCTGAACGACTACCTGTGCGAAGCGGTAAACGGCCTGCCAACGCTGCCGGAAAAACCGTTTGTCGGTAACTTTAGCGGCGATACCGAAGCCGTGGACTGGGCGCTGCTGTGGCTACCGGAAGGCGGCGAGCTGCTGACCGAAAGCTACGTTAACCTGATCCCAACCATGCTTGGCGGTACCCACGTCAACGGCCTGCGTCAGGGGCTGCTGGACGCGATGCGCGAGTTCTGCGAATACCGCAATATCCTGCCGCGCGGCGTGAAGCTGTCGGCGGAAGATATCTGGGATCGCTGCGCCTACGTGCTCTCCGTGAAGATGCAGGATCCGCAGTTTGCCGGTCAGACCAAAGAGCGCCTGTCGTCACGTCAGTGCGCGGCGTTCGTCTCCGGCGTGGTGAAAGATGCGTTTACCCTGTGGCTGAACCAGAACGTTCAGGCGGCAGAGATGCTGGCCGAAATGGCCATTTCCAGCGCCCAGCGTCGTCTGCGCGCCGCGAAGAAGGTGGTGCGTAAAAAGCTGACCAGCGGCCCTGCGCTGCCGGGCAAGCTGGCGGACTGTACCGCGCAGGATCTCAACCGTACCGAGCTGTTCCTCGTGGAAGGGGACTCGGCGGGCGGATCGGCCAAGCAGGCGCGCGATCGTGAATATCAGGCGATCATGCCGCTCAAGGGTAAGATCCTGAATACCTGGGAGGTCTCTTCTGATGAAGTGCTGGCCTCGCAGGAAGTGCACGATATCTCGGTCGCGATCGGCATCGATCCGGACAGCGACGATCTGAGCCAGCTGCGCTACGGCAAGATCTGTATCCTCGCGGATGCGGACTCCGACGGTCTGCACATCGCCACGCTGCTGTGCGCGCTGTTCGTGAAGCATTTCAAAACGCTGGTGAAAAACGGTCACGTCCACGTGGCGCTGCCGCCGCTGTACCGTATCGACCTCGGCAAAGAGGTTTACTACGCGCTGACGGAAGAAGAGAAAGCGGGCGTGCTGGAACAGCTGAAGCGCAAGAAGGGCAAACCGAACGTGCAGCGCTTTAAAGGGCTGGGCGAGATGAACCCGATGCAGCTTCGCGAAACGACGCTGGATCCGAACACGCGCCGTCTGGTGCAGCTGACGATCAGCGACGAAGACGAACAGCAAACCAACGCCATGATGGATATGCTCCTTGCCAAGAAACGTTCGGAAGACCGACGTAACTGGCTGCAGGAGAAAGGCGATATGGCGGATATCGAGGCCTGATGCCCTCACCCTAACCCTCTCCCACAGGGAGAGGGAATGGATCGTAGGCCCGGTAAGCGCTAGCGCCACCGGGCTTTTTTACGTCAAAACTCCATCTTCACCGTAAACTGCACTTCGCGCGGATCGCCGATTTGGTTGCCCAGGTTGTTGGTCGCAATGGACGACGTGTAGTAGGTCTTATCAAACAGGTTTTTCACGTTCACCTGCAGCGTCACCGGATACTGTAGCTTCATCTTGTACGCCGCAAACGCATCCGCCACGAAATAGCCCGGCAGATAATAATCCGCACCGTTGGTTGCGGAACGACGGCTTACGCCGTGCCCGCCGCCGCCCAGCGTCAGCGTATTCCCGGCAATCGCATTGTGAATATCGTAGGTCAGGAACAGGGAGCCGGTATGGCGCGGCACGTTCGGCAGCGGTTTGCCCGCATAGTCCGGGTCTTCCAGCACCTTCGCGTCGGTATAGCCGTAGCTGGCGATAATGTTGGTGTTCTCGGTCAATGACCCGGCAAGATCCACTTCCACGCCCTGCGAGCGCACGCGGCCCGCGGTTTTGGCGACGGTTTCATCACCAATGCTTTCGGTGTAAAGCACGTTGCGCTTGTGGATATCAAACAGCGCAATATTGGCGGTAATGCCGTCGAACAGGTCAAACTTAGCGCCTATTTCATACGCGTTTGACGTTTCCGGCGGCAGGTCGCCAATGTAGCTCGCAATGGACGACTGCGGCATAAACGTCTGGGAATAGTTGGCAAAAAGCGAGACCGCCGGGGTGAGCTTATAAACAAGACCCAGCTTTGGCGTCCATTGGTCGTCACGGCTGTCGGTGTTCACGTTAAACGGACGTCCTTTCCCCGCGTACTGGGTGTAATACTGATAGCGCATTCCGGCGACGGCGATCCACTTATCGGTCAGGTACAGCGCGTCCTGCGCGTAGGCGGAGTAGCTCTCCTGCTTGATGGTTTGATCGCTGTCGGATGCCGAGACGGTGGTGCACTTGCCGAGGCTGCCGTAGCTCGGGTTGTAAATATTGAAATCCTTAACGTTCTTACAGCGGATCATGTCCGTACGCAGCAGATCGTAATTCTCATACGACACGCCGGTCAGGATCTCATTGTAAAAGCCCGCGATGTCCACGTTCCCCTGCAGATCCGCGCGCGTAGTGTGCATACGCTGGGTCGAGCCCTGGGTAGCATCCACGCGGCGGGTCAGGTTGCCGGTTTTTGAATCATAGGCCATCACGCGGGCTTGGTTATCGCTGTATTTA encodes the following:
- a CDS encoding TonB-dependent siderophore receptor, producing MATFTPSLSGVKERALFSLLFMAPLVQAADNTAATDGETLTVTADPNTTAEATNGYQPLNTSTATLTNMPMLDIPQVVNTVSDKVLEDQHATTLDEALYNVSNVVQTNTLGGTQDAFVRRGFGANRDGSIMTNGLRTVLPRSFNAATERVEVLKGPASTLYGILDPGGLINVVTKRPEKTFGGSLSATSSSFGGGTGQIDVTGPIDGTRLAYRLTGEYQDEDYWRNFGTERSTFIAPSLTWFGDDATVTVLYSHRDYKTPFDRGTIFDLNTKKAVDVDRKTRFDEPFNVTDGQSDLAQLNAEYRLNSHWTAKFDYSYSQDKYSDNQARVMAYDSKTGNLTRRVDATQGSTQRMHTTRADLQGNVDIAGFYNEILTGVSYENYDLLRTDMIRCKNVKDFNIYNPSYGSLGKCTTVSASDSDQTIKQESYSAYAQDALYLTDKWIAVAGMRYQYYTQYAGKGRPFNVNTDSRDDQWTPKLGLVYKLTPAVSLFANYSQTFMPQSSIASYIGDLPPETSNAYEIGAKFDLFDGITANIALFDIHKRNVLYTESIGDETVAKTAGRVRSQGVEVDLAGSLTENTNIIASYGYTDAKVLEDPDYAGKPLPNVPRHTGSLFLTYDIHNAIAGNTLTLGGGGHGVSRRSATNGADYYLPGYFVADAFAAYKMKLQYPVTLQVNVKNLFDKTYYTSSIATNNLGNQIGDPREVQFTVKMEF
- the parE gene encoding DNA topoisomerase IV subunit B produces the protein MTQTYNADAIEVLTGLEPVRRRPGMYTDTTRPNHLGQEVIDNSVDEALAGHAKRVDVILHADQSLEVIDDGRGMPVDIHPEEGVPAVELILCRLHAGGKFSNKNYQFSGGLHGVGISVVNALSKRVEVNVRRDGQVYNIAFENGDKVQDLQVVGTCGKRNTGTSVHFWPDESFFDSPRFSVSRLTHLLKAKAVLCPGVEITFTDHVNNTAQTWCYADGLNDYLCEAVNGLPTLPEKPFVGNFSGDTEAVDWALLWLPEGGELLTESYVNLIPTMLGGTHVNGLRQGLLDAMREFCEYRNILPRGVKLSAEDIWDRCAYVLSVKMQDPQFAGQTKERLSSRQCAAFVSGVVKDAFTLWLNQNVQAAEMLAEMAISSAQRRLRAAKKVVRKKLTSGPALPGKLADCTAQDLNRTELFLVEGDSAGGSAKQARDREYQAIMPLKGKILNTWEVSSDEVLASQEVHDISVAIGIDPDSDDLSQLRYGKICILADADSDGLHIATLLCALFVKHFKTLVKNGHVHVALPPLYRIDLGKEVYYALTEEEKAGVLEQLKRKKGKPNVQRFKGLGEMNPMQLRETTLDPNTRRLVQLTISDEDEQQTNAMMDMLLAKKRSEDRRNWLQEKGDMADIEA